The following is a genomic window from Bacteroidales bacterium.
GGCTTACCCGCAATCAAAACAACCAGCTCGGTTGCAACGAAGAGTTATTTAAGAAAGTGGTGAAAACGGCGTTTAACCAGCGCCGCAAGACCCTCCGGAATTCAGTTAAAAGTTTGTTACCCGATGATCCGGGAGATCCTATTCTGCAGAATCGGCCTGAACAACTTGGGGTGGGTGATTTTGTGCGACTTACGTTATTGATAGAAAAGGAAGGTTAAGGATTTCCGGATGTTTTCGGGAATGCATATTAACATATCTCAGAAATTAGGTATTTTTGATTACTCGGAAATCACAAGTTACTAACCAAGCTAATCAACTATGAAAAAATCTATTGTTTTATTTATCCTGTTATGTTTTGTTTCAGTGACATTCAGCCAGGTGATAGACGGCGAAAAAACACTTAAAACAAGAACAGCCGATACCCTTATCGGATGGAAAAAAGGAGGTGTGGTAAATATAAGTACCGCGCAGACTTCATTGACAAACTGGGCCGCCGGAGGTCAGAGTTCTATGGCTGTTAACGGCCTGCTGAATATATATGCACACAATAAACAGGAAAAAACACTCTGGGAAAATTACTTGATTTTAGGATACGGAACATTAAAACAGAAGTCAACCGGCTGGTGGAAAACCGATGACCGGATCGATCTTACATCCAAGTATGGCCGGGAATTAACAAACAAACTATATGCAGCCGGACTGTTCAATTTCAGAACACAAATGGCAACCGGTTACAATTACCCGAACGACAGTGTAAAAATCTCCGACTTCCTTTCGCCGGGATATTTGTTGTTTGCAGTCGGACTCGATTATGTACCGCTGCCCAATTTTACCCTGTTCTTTGCCCCGCTCACCTATAAGCTGACAATTGTTAGTGATGACGTACCGGCCGAAGCCGGTGCATTCGGCGTAGACCCGGGTGACCACACAAAGGCTGAATTCGGAGGATATATAAGGGCATCCTATCAGAAAAACCTGATGGAAAACGTAGCCCTGCAGACCAAGATTGATCTGTTCACCAATTACCTGAAGGACTTCGGTGTTGTGGATGTGAACTGGGAAACCATGCTTTCTTTCAAGGTAAATAAATACATATCCGCCACGCTTTCTACACAGCTGTTATACGACCAGGATATAACGATCAGAAAGGAAGTTGATCCGGGTGTTTTCGAGGAATACAATTCCAAAGTCCAGTTCAAGGAAGTGCTTGCAATCGGTTTGTCCGTTCAATTTTAAACCTAAATAGAAACAACCAATGAAAATTTTACAGGAATTCAAGCAGTTTGCCATGAAAGGCAATGTAGTTGACATGGCTGTCGGTATCATTATCGGTGCTGCTTTTGGCAGAATCGTGAGTTCTCTCGTAAATGATGTGCTTATGCCACCGCTCGGCCTTGCCATTGGCGGAGTCGATTTCACAGAACTCAAAGCCGTATTGAAACCTGCAACCCTCGATGCGGCCGGCAATGCAGTACAGGCAGTTACCCTGAATTACGGTGTGTTTGTACAAACCATTATTGATTTTATCATAGTGGCATTTGCTATTTTCATGCTGGTTAAAGGTATGAACAGCCTTAAAAAGAAAGAAGAGGCAGCACCAGCTGTTCCTCCGGCACCCACTACCGAGGAAAAACTGCTTACAGAAATCAGAGACCTTCTGAAAAAGTAAAAAAAGAACCCCGGAAATACCGGGGTTTTTTTATATTTCATTCCCTATTCATCAATTACTCAACGATAATAAATCTGTTATCATTGAAATCGTTCGTTTCATCAGAAAAAAAAGTGCAGAATACATTTATTTCATATACTTGTATTGAACATTTCATTATCCCATGGAGATCATTTCATTGCCCCCTTCCAATTACTCACCCCTTGTGGATTTCAATCCTTCGGGCGTGCTTTCAATAAAAGGAAGATCTCTTATGATTGATGCTGCCGGTTTTTATGAACCTCTCATCCGGTGGATACAAGAACTTGATGCTGAAACCATTCACTTTTCAATTGAAGTGGATTATTTCAATACGGCATCCATGAAAAGACTGATGGAAATGTTAAAAATGCTGGACTCCCGGAACAACATGAAGGAGTTTGTTGTATATTGGGGCTTTGAACAAGATGATGAAGACGTCCTGTTCAAAGGCCAAATCCTGGAAGAACGATTAAAGAATGCCAGGTTCCTGTTCAAGGAACTTACAGGAGTTTAATTTAAAATTACACTATGGAAAAAACTTGTACTTGTCCAATAATTGAAGATTGTACCGTGTACGTCAACGATCTCACTCATAACGAAATTGTAGGTCTCACATACCGCGATCTGTATTGCCTGCAGGTTAACAAAAAATATAAAAACTGCAAACGTTACCTGGCATACAGGATACTGGGCAAGCCGGCGCCCCGCAATGTTTTGCCGAATTCCAGCATAAAGCTGGAAGAGCTCCGGTAAGACTTTTCAAACCCTAATCTTCCTTCCTGCTTACCAACATATAAAAGTCATTTTCAAGGGGTAAATAACCCTGGTCATAACAGAAATAGTACACGGTTCCGGTTCGTGTGGTGTAGATATTGGTTATAAAGCCAAAGTCAAAACCCTTTTTTACAAGCCGTGACCTGTGTAGCCTGATTTTCCCTTCAGGGTTCAGGGAGGCCATGATATTCCTGTTCCTCTTCAGAATACCATTTATTTTTCTTACATACTGGCTGCCTGCCACGCTTTTCAGCTTG
Proteins encoded in this region:
- a CDS encoding DUF3078 domain-containing protein, translated to MKKSIVLFILLCFVSVTFSQVIDGEKTLKTRTADTLIGWKKGGVVNISTAQTSLTNWAAGGQSSMAVNGLLNIYAHNKQEKTLWENYLILGYGTLKQKSTGWWKTDDRIDLTSKYGRELTNKLYAAGLFNFRTQMATGYNYPNDSVKISDFLSPGYLLFAVGLDYVPLPNFTLFFAPLTYKLTIVSDDVPAEAGAFGVDPGDHTKAEFGGYIRASYQKNLMENVALQTKIDLFTNYLKDFGVVDVNWETMLSFKVNKYISATLSTQLLYDQDITIRKEVDPGVFEEYNSKVQFKEVLAIGLSVQF
- the mscL gene encoding large-conductance mechanosensitive channel protein MscL, producing the protein MKILQEFKQFAMKGNVVDMAVGIIIGAAFGRIVSSLVNDVLMPPLGLAIGGVDFTELKAVLKPATLDAAGNAVQAVTLNYGVFVQTIIDFIIVAFAIFMLVKGMNSLKKKEEAAPAVPPAPTTEEKLLTEIRDLLKK
- a CDS encoding DUF1987 domain-containing protein encodes the protein MEIISLPPSNYSPLVDFNPSGVLSIKGRSLMIDAAGFYEPLIRWIQELDAETIHFSIEVDYFNTASMKRLMEMLKMLDSRNNMKEFVVYWGFEQDDEDVLFKGQILEERLKNARFLFKELTGV
- a CDS encoding DUF2116 family Zn-ribbon domain-containing protein, which translates into the protein MEKHCLECGEILHGRTDKKFCSDACRNTYNNKLKSVAGSQYVRKINGILKRNRNIMASLNPEGKIRLHRSRLVKKGFDFGFITNIYTTRTGTVYYFCYDQGYLPLENDFYMLVSRKED